The following coding sequences lie in one Pectobacterium sp. A5351 genomic window:
- a CDS encoding DJ-1/PfpI family protein, with the protein MSKKVAVLLAPGFEEAEAIMVIDVLHRMKIEVTMLSCYDRLELRSYHNIRMFADSLLERNQDTLFDAVVIPGGPQGTVNLAANPMVVEFIRRHDEAGKLICPLCSAAARVLGGNNLLKGRRYVCSGKLWQDVTDGVYVDEKVVEDGNLISGKGLGVTFDFAFTIASRLTGDKENANFQVEHIDYDYWRVPA; encoded by the coding sequence ATGTCTAAGAAAGTCGCCGTTCTGCTGGCCCCTGGGTTTGAAGAAGCAGAAGCGATCATGGTGATTGATGTACTGCACCGCATGAAGATAGAAGTCACCATGCTGTCATGCTATGACAGACTGGAACTGCGCAGTTATCACAATATTCGTATGTTTGCCGATTCTCTGCTGGAAAGAAATCAGGACACGCTGTTTGATGCCGTGGTCATTCCAGGCGGCCCACAGGGTACGGTAAACCTGGCCGCCAACCCGATGGTTGTCGAGTTTATCCGTCGCCATGACGAGGCGGGAAAACTGATTTGCCCACTGTGCTCTGCGGCTGCACGCGTACTGGGCGGTAACAACCTGCTGAAAGGCCGTCGCTACGTTTGCTCCGGCAAGTTATGGCAGGACGTGACCGATGGCGTTTATGTTGACGAGAAAGTCGTGGAAGACGGCAATCTGATCAGCGGCAAGGGATTAGGCGTGACGTTCGATTTTGCCTTTACCATCGCCAGCCGTCTGACGGGCGACAAAGAGAACGCCAACTTCCAGGTTGAGCATATCGATTACGATTACTGGCGCGTGCCGGCGTAA
- the xylR gene encoding D-xylose utilization transcriptional activator XylR (D-xylose enhances binding of XylR to the xyl promoter and activates transcription.), giving the protein MFEKRYRITLLFNANKVYDRQVVEGVGEYLQASQCDWDIFIEEDFRCRIDNIKEWLGDGVIADFDDGEIKQLLQDMNVPLVGVGGSYHRPEDYPPVHYIATDNYALVESAFMHLKEKGLNRFAFYGLPASGGKGWAQEREYAFRQLVAAEKYQGVVYQGMETSPDNWQYAQNRLADWVQGLPPQTGIIAVTDSRARHLLQVCEHLNIAVPEKLCVIGIDNEDLIRYLSRVALSSVAQGTRQMGYRAAKLLHQLLLNQTDLPLQRILVPPIRVVERRSTDYRSVHDPAVIQAMHFIRYHACKGIKVEQVLDAVGISRSNLEKRFKDEVGQTIHGVIHAEKLDRARHLLISTSLSIGEISLMCGYPSLPYFYAVFKKGYDITPKEYRERYGEGY; this is encoded by the coding sequence ATGTTTGAAAAACGCTATCGCATCACGCTGCTGTTCAACGCCAACAAAGTGTATGACCGTCAGGTAGTTGAAGGGGTTGGTGAATATTTACAGGCTTCTCAGTGTGACTGGGACATCTTCATCGAAGAGGACTTCCGTTGCCGCATTGATAACATCAAAGAGTGGTTGGGAGACGGCGTGATTGCCGATTTTGACGATGGCGAGATCAAACAGCTACTACAGGATATGAACGTGCCGCTGGTGGGGGTTGGCGGCTCCTACCATCGGCCTGAGGATTACCCGCCTGTGCATTATATCGCGACAGATAATTATGCACTGGTGGAAAGCGCGTTTATGCACCTCAAAGAAAAAGGGCTGAACCGCTTTGCTTTTTATGGCCTGCCGGCATCGGGTGGGAAAGGCTGGGCACAGGAGCGGGAATACGCTTTCCGGCAGCTCGTTGCGGCAGAAAAGTACCAGGGCGTGGTGTATCAGGGAATGGAAACGTCGCCGGATAACTGGCAATACGCGCAAAATCGGCTGGCCGACTGGGTGCAGGGGCTTCCGCCGCAGACGGGGATTATCGCGGTGACGGATTCCCGCGCGCGCCATCTGTTGCAGGTCTGCGAACATCTGAACATTGCCGTACCGGAAAAGCTGTGCGTCATCGGGATCGATAACGAAGATCTGATTCGCTACCTTTCACGCGTCGCGCTCTCGTCGGTGGCGCAGGGCACGCGCCAAATGGGATACCGCGCCGCGAAGTTGCTGCATCAACTGCTGTTGAACCAGACCGATTTGCCGCTGCAGCGTATTTTGGTGCCGCCGATTCGGGTGGTGGAACGTCGCTCAACGGATTATCGCTCTGTGCACGATCCTGCCGTTATTCAGGCGATGCACTTTATCCGCTATCACGCCTGTAAAGGAATTAAGGTCGAGCAGGTGCTGGATGCGGTAGGGATTTCCCGCTCGAATCTGGAGAAGCGTTTCAAAGATGAAGTCGGTCAGACGATTCACGGTGTGATTCACGCGGAAAAGCTGGATCGGGCGCGTCACTTGCTGATATCGACTTCGCTCTCGATTGGCGAGATCTCGCTAATGTGCGGTTACCCTTCATTGCCCTATTTTTATGCCGTCTTTAAGAAAGGGTATGACATTACGCCGAAGGAGTACCGTGAGCGTTATGGCGAAGGTTATTAA